GCCCACTCTGCATACCGCCTTGCTGCAATTCATTTTCCCCTTTTCGATTAAGGCGGAGGTCGATCAAGAGCTGATTGAGAGTTTACAGAAGGATGGATTTACGCGTTTTTTTCTTGAGAACAAGGAACTGGAGCATGCCTATTACGGAGAGAACCACTGTGTATCCCATGAGAAAATGGAGCGCAGCTATCTTCCGTTTGCCGCCCATGTCTTGTTTCCGCGTGAGAAGGACAAGGATTCCTTCCGCCGCTTTTCCCGGGTGAGTGATCTGCTGTGCGGGCTGCAAATGCCCTTCCAGACGGTTCCCTTCCGAGTGCTGTCGACCGATGTGTTCCTCTGCCCGTTCGAGCTGGGCTTCCTGACGGTAAGAGTGGCTATTGAGGAGGAGAATCTCCCCTTCAGCATGGTGCTGGAATTCGCCGACCGGTTCCGTAACCTGGAGGATGTGAGTGTTCAGGATGAGCATACCTTCATCCATTGTCATAAGAAGTCTTTTGCCCGGGTGGAGGACTTTGTGTTCAGGCACCTGGCAGCCGGTCTGGAGCCGTATCTCGATCCTGCGGAGACGAATGGCAATTATTTCGAGACCCTGCCCTTCTTCGTCGATGAACGGATGCTGGTGCAGGCCTTCTACGGCGTTAATCTCCCGGAGGATGAGGAAGAGATCAGTGTCGAAATGCTCTACCGTGCCTCCCAGGTGGATGGTCTGACCATCGACGGCAGCCCCTATATGAGTGCAAGTGATCCGGATTATATCAAGCAGTACACCCGGGATCATTGCTACAGCCGCTGGGGTCCGGACACCTACTATATGACCAATGAGCAGACCTTTTGCTGCGTGAGCCGGGCCAAGCCGGAGATTGCTGCAGGTCTGATCAGCCAGATGTACGGCGAATATTATTACGGAATGCTGCTGAGTATTTTTCATAAAATCGTGCTGCTGAAGCTCGCCAACCTCCACTCCCGGCTGCGCATCAACCACGATAACGACGAGATCGAGAATCTGATCTTCCTGATCAACAAATTCTCGGCCAAATTCTACTTCCTGGAGCTGATTTCGCAGTCGCAGGGGCGTGAGATTTTTTTTCAGCTGCGTAAGGTGTATGGCAATGACGCCCTGTTCGATGAGGTGAAAATGACCCTGAATGACCTGTTCCAGTATCAGGACAAATTCCAGGCCAAACGGCGGGATACGCTCCTGATGGTGCTCACCGTCTTTACGGTTATCAGCGGGATTTACGGGATGAACCAGGTGATCGAGGATCTGAAGGGCCAGATCGACTGGAGCAAAATGCTGGAGTACTCCGCGTTCGAGTATCTGGCTCTGTTCCTGACCTTCTCGGGGATCACCGTCAGTGTCGGCTTAACGCTGAGAGAGATCTGGAACGGCATCCGCAGCCGCCGCAAGAAGCGGCATTATACGAGGGATTAAGACACAGAGGGTGGACAACGGCGGGACTGCCGTCTATAATACACCGTAAGAACATAGCAATACCCGTGAACTTTATAGAACCAGGGGTGCTGGAATTGGCCGGCTGAGATTGTATCCCACAAGATACTGACCCTTATACCTGATCTGGATAATGCCAGCGTAGGAATCTTCATTCGGCACAGTGCCTTGAGCGGTACTGAAGCTGAATTCCCCTCACGCAAGTCACTGGCGTCCCGATCTTCGGGACGCTTTTTTGATTCTAAGGATATACAGGATTACGGTTTCTGTAAGCTCTGAAGACCAGGGGTTGCTGGAAGGAGAGAGAAATGGGAGTCAAAAAAACAGTCACACTACTGCTCAGCTCCATGCTGCTGCTTACCGTAGCGGGATGTGGCGGCGGGAACAACAGCGGCAATGCGGGGGCCAGCGCACCTGCTGCCGGTAACAGCACGGCTGCACCTGATGCAACCGCAGCCGCACCCACGGATGCACCTAAGGCGCTAACCCAGGTCAAGATTGCCCTGGACTGGACGCCGAACACGAATCACACCGGCCTGTATGCTGCCAAAGAGCTGGGCTATTACGCGGAGGAAGGGCTTGATGTGCAGATTGTACAGCCTGGCGCTGCCGGGTCCGATACGATGGTCACTTCCGGCGAAGCCCAGTTCGGCATCAGTGCCCAGGAGGCGCTGACCCTGGCCCGTCTGCAGGATGTGCCGCTGGTGTCGATCGCTGCAATCATTCAGCATAATACCTCCGGGTTCGCGGCTCCGAAGGACCGCAATATTAAGACGCCGAAGGACTTTGAAGGCAAAACGTACGGAGGCTGGGGCTCCCCTGCGGAGCAGGCTGCCATGAAAGCCATCATGGACCCTGAAGGCGGGGATGTCTCCAAGGTGAAGCTGGTGAATATCGGCGAAGCGGACTTTTTCACAGCCGTGAAGCGGGATATTGACTTCGCCTGGATCTTCTACGCCTGGACCGGCGTGGAAGCCGAGCTGCGCGGGGAGCCGCTGGATATGCTGTATCTGAAGGATTATGCTCCGCAGCTGGATTACTACACGC
The sequence above is a segment of the Paenibacillus sp. FSL R7-0204 genome. Coding sequences within it:
- a CDS encoding ABC transporter substrate-binding protein, with product MGVKKTVTLLLSSMLLLTVAGCGGGNNSGNAGASAPAAGNSTAAPDATAAAPTDAPKALTQVKIALDWTPNTNHTGLYAAKELGYYAEEGLDVQIVQPGAAGSDTMVTSGEAQFGISAQEALTLARLQDVPLVSIAAIIQHNTSGFAAPKDRNIKTPKDFEGKTYGGWGSPAEQAAMKAIMDPEGGDVSKVKLVNIGEADFFTAVKRDIDFAWIFYAWTGVEAELRGEPLDMLYLKDYAPQLDYYTPVLTTSEKEIAEHPEVVKAFLKATSKGYQYAIDNPEEAATVLSDAVPDLDPKLVLASQKWLSPKYKDDAPRWGEQKLEIWKNYADWMYGLKLLDKPLDAESTFTNEFLPES